A portion of the Pagrus major chromosome 8, Pma_NU_1.0 genome contains these proteins:
- the hmg20a gene encoding high mobility group protein 20A isoform X1, translating to MDEQTGSPGANTENNGQRNGDEKPRRGSWTKGRKRKKPMKDSNAPKAPLTGYVRFMNDRREQLRAERPDVPFPEITRMLGNEWSKLPPEEKQRYLDEAERDKERYMRELEKYQKTEAYKHFTRKVQEKQKGKRHRGDGGHQAANEALHEKDAEGKDRTVFDIPIFTEEFLNHSKAREAEMRQLRKTNMEYEERNAALQKHVESMRGAVERLEGDVMQERGRNGLLHQHLETLRQALTSSFSSIPLPASGETPTLDTIDSYMKKLHSIIVGNPQEHENLINTVRDVVNRLDR from the exons ATGGATGAGCAGACTGGTTCTCCTGGAGCCAACACCGAAAACAACGGCCAGAGAAATGGAGATGAG AAACCCCGACGTGGCAGCTGGACcaaggggaggaagaggaagaagccaATGAAGGACAGCAATGCACCAAAGGCCCCTCTCACAGGCTACGTTCGCTTTATGAATGACAGACGGGAGCAGCTACGGGCAGAGCGACCAGACGTGCCCTTTCCAGAGATTACAAGGATGCTGGGCAACGAGTGGAGCAAGCTGCCCCCCGAGGAGAAGCAG CGATACTTGGATGAGGCGGAGCGAGATAAGGAGCGTTACATGCGGGAGCTGGAGAAGTACCAGAAGACTGAGGCCTACAAACATTTCACCAGGAAGGTTCAGGAGAAACAGAAGGGCAAGCGGCACAGGGGAG ATGGTGGGCATCAGGCAGCCAATGAGGCTCTTCACGAG AAGGATGCAGAAGGGAAGGACAGAACTGTGTTTGACATACCAATCTTCACAGAGGAGTTTCTCAACCACAGCAAAG CACGTGAAGCTGAGATGCGGCAGCTGCGTAAGACCAACATGGAGTATGAGGAGCGCAACGCAGCGCTGCAGAAACATGTGGAGAGCATGCGTGGGGCAGTTGAGAGGCTGGAAGGCGATGTGATGCAAGAGAGGGGACGCAACGGCCTCCTCCACCAACACTTGGAGACCCTGCGCCAGGCGCTtacctccagcttctcctccataCCTTTGCCGG CTAGTGGAGAGACGCCCACTCTTGACACCATCGACTCCTACATGAAGAAGCTCCACAGCATCATTGTCGGTAACCCCCAAGAACATGAGAATCTCATCAACACTGTGAGAGACGTTGTCAACCGTTTGGACAG ATAA
- the hmg20a gene encoding high mobility group protein 20A isoform X2 — protein MDEQTGSPGANTENNGQRNGDEKPRRGSWTKGRKRKKPMKDSNAPKAPLTGYVRFMNDRREQLRAERPDVPFPEITRMLGNEWSKLPPEEKQRYLDEAERDKERYMRELEKYQKTEAYKHFTRKVQEKQKGKRHRGDGGHQAANEALHEKDAEGKDRTVFDIPIFTEEFLNHSKAREAEMRQLRKTNMEYEERNAALQKHVESMRGAVERLEGDVMQERGRNGLLHQHLETLRQALTSSFSSIPLPASGETPTLDTIDSYMKKLHSIIVGNPQEHENLINTVRDVVNRLDR, from the exons ATGGATGAGCAGACTGGTTCTCCTGGAGCCAACACCGAAAACAACGGCCAGAGAAATGGAGATGAG AAACCCCGACGTGGCAGCTGGACcaaggggaggaagaggaagaagccaATGAAGGACAGCAATGCACCAAAGGCCCCTCTCACAGGCTACGTTCGCTTTATGAATGACAGACGGGAGCAGCTACGGGCAGAGCGACCAGACGTGCCCTTTCCAGAGATTACAAGGATGCTGGGCAACGAGTGGAGCAAGCTGCCCCCCGAGGAGAAGCAG CGATACTTGGATGAGGCGGAGCGAGATAAGGAGCGTTACATGCGGGAGCTGGAGAAGTACCAGAAGACTGAGGCCTACAAACATTTCACCAGGAAGGTTCAGGAGAAACAGAAGGGCAAGCGGCACAGGGGAG ATGGTGGGCATCAGGCAGCCAATGAGGCTCTTCACGAG AAGGATGCAGAAGGGAAGGACAGAACTGTGTTTGACATACCAATCTTCACAGAGGAGTTTCTCAACCACAGCAAAG CACGTGAAGCTGAGATGCGGCAGCTGCGTAAGACCAACATGGAGTATGAGGAGCGCAACGCAGCGCTGCAGAAACATGTGGAGAGCATGCGTGGGGCAGTTGAGAGGCTGGAAGGCGATGTGATGCAAGAGAGGGGACGCAACGGCCTCCTCCACCAACACTTGGAGACCCTGCGCCAGGCGCTtacctccagcttctcctccataCCTTTGCCGG CTAGTGGAGAGACGCCCACTCTTGACACCATCGACTCCTACATGAAGAAGCTCCACAGCATCATTGTCGGTAACCCCCAAGAACATGAGAATCTCATCAACACTGTGAGAGACGTTGTCAACCGTTTGGACAGGTAA
- the hmg20a gene encoding high mobility group protein 20A isoform X3 yields MDEQTGSPGANTENNGQRNGDEKPRRGSWTKGRKRKKPMKDSNAPKAPLTGYVRFMNDRREQLRAERPDVPFPEITRMLGNEWSKLPPEEKQRYLDEAERDKERYMRELEKYQKTEAYKHFTRKVQEKQKGKRHRGDGGHQAANEALHEDAEGKDRTVFDIPIFTEEFLNHSKAREAEMRQLRKTNMEYEERNAALQKHVESMRGAVERLEGDVMQERGRNGLLHQHLETLRQALTSSFSSIPLPASGETPTLDTIDSYMKKLHSIIVGNPQEHENLINTVRDVVNRLDR; encoded by the exons ATGGATGAGCAGACTGGTTCTCCTGGAGCCAACACCGAAAACAACGGCCAGAGAAATGGAGATGAG AAACCCCGACGTGGCAGCTGGACcaaggggaggaagaggaagaagccaATGAAGGACAGCAATGCACCAAAGGCCCCTCTCACAGGCTACGTTCGCTTTATGAATGACAGACGGGAGCAGCTACGGGCAGAGCGACCAGACGTGCCCTTTCCAGAGATTACAAGGATGCTGGGCAACGAGTGGAGCAAGCTGCCCCCCGAGGAGAAGCAG CGATACTTGGATGAGGCGGAGCGAGATAAGGAGCGTTACATGCGGGAGCTGGAGAAGTACCAGAAGACTGAGGCCTACAAACATTTCACCAGGAAGGTTCAGGAGAAACAGAAGGGCAAGCGGCACAGGGGAG ATGGTGGGCATCAGGCAGCCAATGAGGCTCTTCACGAG GATGCAGAAGGGAAGGACAGAACTGTGTTTGACATACCAATCTTCACAGAGGAGTTTCTCAACCACAGCAAAG CACGTGAAGCTGAGATGCGGCAGCTGCGTAAGACCAACATGGAGTATGAGGAGCGCAACGCAGCGCTGCAGAAACATGTGGAGAGCATGCGTGGGGCAGTTGAGAGGCTGGAAGGCGATGTGATGCAAGAGAGGGGACGCAACGGCCTCCTCCACCAACACTTGGAGACCCTGCGCCAGGCGCTtacctccagcttctcctccataCCTTTGCCGG CTAGTGGAGAGACGCCCACTCTTGACACCATCGACTCCTACATGAAGAAGCTCCACAGCATCATTGTCGGTAACCCCCAAGAACATGAGAATCTCATCAACACTGTGAGAGACGTTGTCAACCGTTTGGACAG ATAA